From the Phorcysia thermohydrogeniphila genome, the window CTCTACCTGAACATCAACTGCACCGGGAACTTTCCTTATAACCTCAGCCACCCTATCGCCGAGCTCCTTTAGAACCTTTAAGTCCTCCCCAAATATCTTAATGGCAACTTCTGCCCGAACGCCCTCTAAGAGCTCATCAACGGCCATCTCTATCGGCTGGGTAAAGTTGGTGTGAACGCCGGGAATCTCCCCGAGCTCCCTGCGAATCAAGTCAACAAGCTCCTCCTGAGTTTTCACCCTCCAAGTTTCCTTAGGACGGAGAATGATGAACATCTCGGCACTGTTAACTGGGTCCGTATGAGCTCCAACTTCACCGCGACCTATCCGAGATATAACGCTCTTAACCTCCGGAATCCTTAGGAGTCTCCTCTCAACGAGCATGGTGATACGCTTGCTCTCAGAGAGGGAAATTGAGGGCGCCATAGTGAGCCTCAGGACAATCGTTCCCTCCTCAAGCTTTGGAACAAACTCTGAGCCAAGGCGAGACCCAAGCCATCCACCGGAGACTACAAGGGCTAAGGCCACAGAGAGAGCTACAAGGCGGTGCTTTATAAAGAAACGACCAAAGGGGGTGTAAACGGCAGAAAGCTTCTCAAGAATCTTCTCGCTGAAAGTACTTTTACCCTCTCCCTTCATAAAGACGGAGGAAAGAGCCGGAACTACAAGGAAGGTGTAAAGGAGAGAGCCGGCAAGGGCAAGGATTACCGAGTAGGCAAGGGGTCTAAAGGTTTTCCCCTCTACCCCTCCAAGGGAGATAATCGGAAGGAAGACGAGGGAAATAATGAGAATGGCAAAGGCTACCGGCCGGGCAACCTCCTTACAGGCCTCAGCCACAATGCGAATACGGGACTTCCCTTTTTCCTCTTTTAACTTCCTGTCAACGTTTTCAACAAAAACGATAGCACCGTCAACGAGCATTCCGATAGCTATCGCTATCCCTCCAAGGGACATGAGGTTTGCAGAGATTCCAAAGTACTTCATACCTATGAAGGCAAAGGAGATAGAGAAAGGAATGGCAAAGGCTGCAACGAGGCTCGGACGAAAACCGCCAACAAATAGGAAGAGAACGGCAACAACCAGAACAAGTCCCTGCCCTAAGGCTGTTGTTACAGTGGAAATACAGGCCTCCACCAAGCTCTTCTGTTCGTAGTAAGGAACTATGCGAATGCCCTCTGGAAGAACTTGGTTGAGTTCCTTAATTTTCTCCTCTACCCGCTGAATAACGGTAGAGGAGTTCTCACCGTAGAGCTTTATAACCTGACCGGCAACAACCTCCTTTTCTCCATCTTTGGTCTGGAGTCCCCTCCGAACAGCTCCTCCTATCCTTACATCGGCTATATCCTGTAGGCGAATCGGCGTCCCATTAACGGTTTTAACAACAATCTTTCTGAGCTCCTCAATTCCCCTTAAAAGCCCCTCAGAGCGGACAATCAGCTCCTCGCCGTGCCTCTCTATAAAGCTCCCTCCGACGTTAAAGTTACTTGACTTGATAGCCCTGATAACGTCGCCCAAGGTAAGGCCGTAGTAGCGGAGAGCTCCCGGGTCTACGAGAACCTGATACTGCTTTTCAAAGCCACCAATTCCGAGAACTTCCGTAACTCCCGGAACGCTCATAAGGTGGGGTTTAATGAACCAGTCCTGAATAGCCCTGAGCTCCTCAAGGGAGTACTTACCGGTAGTATCCTCAAGGTAGTAAAAGAGTATCAACCCCATAGCCGTTGAGATAGGGCCAAGCTGGGGCTCTCCAAAGTTTTCCGGAATTTCTCCCCGAACTTCCTGAAGTCTCTCACTTACCATCTGACGGGCAAAGTAGATGTCCGTCCCGTCCTCAAAGTAGAGGTTCACCAAAGAGAGCCCAAAGTTTGAAACGGAACGGATTTTCTTTAGGCCGGGAAGTCCGTTCATTCCAGTCTCTATCGGGTAAGTAACGTACTTTTCCACCTCCTCCGGCGCTAACCCGTGGGTCTCCGTAAAGACCTGAACCAGAACGGGGGTAACGTCCGGGAAGGCGTCTACGGGGAGTTTCTTAAAGCTGAAGTAGCCCCCTACAACCACGAGAACGGAAAAGAGTGCAACGAGCAGTCTATTCTTAAGGGAAAAGGAGATTAGCCTCTCTAACATCGTTCCCCCTTTTTACCTCAGTGGACGTGCCCGGCGTGCTCAAAGGCCTCCTTCTCCATCTCGGCCTTTAAAGTAAAAGCACCGGAAACGACGTACTCTTCCCCTACTGAGAGCCCTTTGCGAACCTCTATCCACTTACCGTAACGCTCTCCGAGCTCCACTTCCCTCATCTCAAAACCTTTCCCCTTACGGACGAAAACGACCGGGTGGCCGTGAACGTACTGGACTGCACTCTCCGGAACTGCAAGAACCTCCCTTCCTCTACCGACGGGAAGAAAGGCCTTTATAAGGAGACCGGGACGGAGCTCCCCGGAACTGTTATCCAGAACGACCCTTGCCCGAACAGCCCTCGTCTCCGGGTCAACAGATGGACTAACGTAGTCAACTACAGCCGTTATCTCAGGCTGTCCCTCTCCAAGGACAAGACGCACCTTTTGCCCCTTTTTAACGTAGGGTATCCACTGACGGTAGACGGAAATCACAGCCCAGACTTCCGAAAGGTCTACAACCCGAAAGGCAACCCTTCCTGGCCCTACCATTTCCCCCGTTGAAAGGTGCTTTTCAACGATTACTCCAGAAATCGGAGCTCTCAGGGGATAACGCCCCAAGGGGACTTCCCCCTCCTCAAACCCCTTAATCTCTGCCGGTGAAAAACCTAAGGTGAGCAACTTCTGTTCTAAAGCTCTAAGCTCAATCTCTGCAAGCTCCAACTCCTGCTTTGCCTTTAAGAAGCTCTCCTCAGCGACTATCTTCTTACTCCAGAGGATTTTCTCCCTTTCAAAGAGCTCCTTAGCAAGCTCCCACTTTTTCTTAGCTATCAGGTAGGAACTCTTTAAATCGGCAAGCTCCGGACTGTCAATAATTGCCAAGACCTCTCCGGCCTGAACCTTATCTCCCAAGCCTTTAAAGACACGGCGAACAAAGCCTTTAACCGGAGGAACTATGTGAACTTCCTTTTCTGGAACTTCAACGATTTCTGCAGGGAGCTCCACCTGCCGAGAAAGGAGTTTTAAGGTAGCTCTCTCTGTGCGAATCTTGAACTCCTTAATAACGCTGTCTGGGAGCTCTACTACTCTTTCGTGTTCGTGTTCGTGTTCGTGTTCATGCTCACGGTGAGAAACTTCTTCCTCAGCCAGAGCTCCACAAAAGGATAAGGCCATAAAGACAAAAAGAAGAAACGCTCTTAAGAACACGCCCTCCTCCGTCAAAAGAATCTGTAGTCCGGCCGTGCAAGGATGTAGAAAAGCTCAGCCCTTAAAGCGTGGTACTTCCTGTAAGCCTCAAGTAGTGCCAGCTTCAGCTCAAAGAGAGTCCTCTGGGCATCAAGGACTGAAAGAAGGTCAACTTTGCCGTAACGGTAGCCTTCAAATACCCGTCTGTATATCTCTTCAGCCCTCGGTATGAGCTTTTCCTCTAAGGTTTTAATCTCACGGGTAACTATCTCAAGCTTTCCCCTTACCTCCTGAAACTTCCTCTCAAGCTCTAAGCTAACACTTTCAAGGAGGAAACGCTTTCCGGCCATCTCTCTCTTTAAGGCCATCAGCTTATAGCCGTTTCTGTTAAAGACCGGAATGTCCAGACTAACGCTTAACAGGTAAGCCCTTTCATCATCCTCATTGAAGTAGCGCACCCCTCCAGAAAGGGTTAAATCCGGCAAGGCCTCTGCCTTTACAAGGTCAAACCTCTTTTTAAGAGTCAGAATTTCGGCCTTTACCCCCGCCACTTTCGGGTGTTTATCCGGTAAAACCCTTTCAGGAACTTCCCTTAAGCTGAAAAAGTCTCCTTCAGGCTCTACCCCTTCTCTCTTCAAGAGAGAGTAGAGTTTCTGCAGGGCTACTCTATACTCGCCGATAGCACTTTGGAGCTCCACCTCAATCCGGCCGGCGGCTATCTCAGCTCTGAGCTTTTCAAGCTCTGAAACTTTACCGGCCTCAAATTTCAGCTTTGACACCTCTACAAGTTTTTGAAGGACACGGCTAAGTTCTCTATAGAGTTTTACCTTTTCTTTTGCGTAGAGAACGTCTGTAAAACTTAAAGCGGTTTCTTTAAAGAGCTCTGCCCTAAGGAGAGACTCCTCACTTGAAATAACGCCTTCCTGAGAAAGGATTTCTTCCCGACGCTTTTCCCTCTTCCCAAAAAGGGGGAAACGCTGTGAAAAAAGTAGGGTTACCTCTGAAGAGCTGAAAGCTCTAAACCTTCCAGAGCCCAAAAAATCTTCGGTAGAGAGCTCTAACTCAGGATTGGGTAGCTTTTTAGCGTCCTCAGAAAGGGCGCGAATCGCCTCCCTTTTTTCTTTAAAAACCTTAACGCTTGGGTAGGAACTTAGCACCTGCCTCAGGGCATCCGAAAAGGAGATTACTTCCTTAGCAAAGACATTAAATGGAAGGAAAACTAAAAAAAGAACTAAAGGAAAAAATTTTAGATGCATCCCCTAAACCCCAAAATTAAAACATTGTTATTTTAGCAAATTTTGATAAAACCAAGCAGGAAAATTAAAAAAGGGGGGCACAGCCCCCTCTCGTTAGTCCTCTTTTAGAAGGAGCTCCACAATTGTTCTAACCGGCTGGCCTGTAGCTCCGGGAGAGTAGTACTTCCACTCCTTGTCAAGGAAGGCAGGACCAGCAATGTCTATGTGAGCCCAAGCTTTTACCTTCTCTGTGTCAACAAAGTTCTCTAAGAAGAGGGCTGCAGTTATTGCCCCGCCGTACCTTGATTTTCCAACGTTCTGAATGTCGGCGTAAAGGCCTTTAATCTCCTCCTTTAGGTCGTCGTCCAATGGCATGTGCCACATCTTTTCGCCAGTTTCAGAGGAGAGTTTTAAAAGTTCCTTACAGAGCCTATCGTCCCTTGTAAAGAGTCCGGAAGTGTAGTGTCCGAGGGCAACAACGCAAGCTCCGGTCAGAGTAGCCATGTCTATCATAAGGTCTGGGGAGAGCTCTGAGCCGTAGATGAGGGCGTCGGCTAAGATTAACCTTCCCTCTGCATCTGTTGAGTGAATCTCAACGCTTTTACCGTTCTTATAGACAATTACGTCGTCAGGCCTATATGCCTTTCCGCTTGGCATGTTTTCAACTGTTGGAATAAGGGCGTGAACCTCTACCTTTGGCTTTAGCTCTCCAACGGCCTTCATTATTCCGAGAACGGCGCAAGCACCGGCCTTGTCGGACTTCATCGTCTTCATAAACTGTTCAGGCTTGATGTTTAGACCACCGCTGTCAAAGGTAACGCCCTTACCTACAAGGACAACCTTCTTTTTGGCCTTCTTCGGCTTATAGGCCAAGTGGATAAACCTCGGTGGGTTGTCGCTTCCCCTTCCAACGGTAAGGATTCCAACCATTTTGTTCTCTTCAAGCTCCTTCTCGTCAAAGACCTTACACTCAAATCCGTACTCCTCTGCCAACTCCTTAGCAACCTCTGCCAACTTTTCCGGAGTAATAACGTTTCCGGGCTCGTTGACAAGGCTTCTTGTAAAGTTTGCAGCTTCGGCTATGAGCCTACCGGCCTCAAAGGCCTTCTTAAACTCCTTTTCACCGGCAACCGTTACCTTCTCTACATCAAACTTGTCTCCCTCACCGCCCTTATACTTGTTAAACCTGTAGCTTCCAAGGACTATTCCCTCAGCTAAAGCCTTTACAGCCCTTTCCTCAAGCTTATCTGCTCCAAAGGTTTCAAAGACAACCTTTTTAGCCTTTAACTTGACGGCAGTCTTTATCCCCTTGGCAGCAGCAGTGCGAACAGTATCGGGTTTGAGCTCCCCTTTCTTTCCAAGCCCAACGTAAATAAGAGCTCTGAAGCTTTCCGTTCCCGGAAGTGTGGCTACTTCTCCTGCTTTTCCAGAAAAGTTAACGGCCTTAAGCTGTTCTGATTCGTCCTTAGTAACGTTCTTAAGCCCCTCATAGACGCCAATCACAAGGGCATCGGCCTTTTTATTTGCAGGGAGCTCCGCCACGTATGTCAGCTTCATTCCTTAACCTCCTTCCTTTCCCATAGTTAATCCAACCGTAGTTAATTTTACTCTACCTTTGTCGTTGACTTGAACTTCTGGAAATCTCAAACAAAAGCCGTGCTACCGAAGAAGACACCAAAACAATCTCAGAGGAAATAAAAGAAAGCTGGTGGGAGAGAAACAAACAAAGGATTTAACAGTTTTTTTGAACCTCAGACTGCCCTTTGGGTTTTGTAGAATTAATGAAAGAAACCCTATGAAGGGAACAGAGGGGTGAAAAGGAAGAAAGTGAAATTCTTACTAAAGAGAACATTGGCTAAAGTCTTAATTGGAGTAGCTCTAGCTTCTTCTTTGCATAGTTTTCCTGTTAAAAATGCTAAAGCAGAACCTCTGTTAGTAGATGCTCCTATACATTTTACCTCTTGGGATCGTCATTCGGATGTTAACTTTAATCCAAATAACACCCCCCACAAACAGAAGAAAGAATTCGCACCACCAGAATTGCCTTATTGTAGGATTGTAAGAGCAGATGGTAGAGGTGTAATTATTGACTATTATCCAAAAGACTATAATGAAACTCATAAAGCTTACACTCTAAGGTGGGCTGTAAATAATTTATTTAGACCTTCTATTGGTACAATAACTATTAATTATCTATATACAGCAGGTTATAACGTAGAATTAGGAGCAAGCGATAAAGCTTTTATTCAAGATTGTTTAATTAGGGCTTCAAGAAGAGTTTTGGATAACACTGGCGGGGGAGTAGACGGTTATGGTCCTTATGAACTTCTTTTAAAAGAAACAAAAGGAAGAATCTTTGATAATTATGTTGTAAAATTTAGACCACCTTATTAATTCTTTAAGGCACGTCAACCGACGCTTCAAAAGTTACGTTGCTTGCAAAACTCTATTAAGAGCAGAACCCAATTTTTCACGAAGGCCAGTCTTCTACTGTCTCGTTGTGTCCAGCGTTCTTACAATTTCAACAGATTTGGGACTATTATAGAAAATAGCAAAACCCAAATTTCAGGAAGGTCAGAATGGGAGAGATAGTAATCAAAGTTCCCGGAGACGTAAAGGAAGTTTTTACAACTGTGGATGAAGCCTTAGCGCGTTTGAAAGAGTTTAAAGATATAGAAAATCAACGAAAGGCTTTAGAGTTCATAATAAAGAATGCAGGACGAATTTCTGAAAAGGACTTACCGTCTGAGGAAGACATCCATTGGCAAGAAGATAAGGGATGAGAGTACCAGTATTTTTAGACAGCTCAGTGATTATAGAGGGACTCAAAAAGAACAGTACGGCTCTGGAGATAAACAAGCATTTACTTAAAGTAGTTGATAAAGTTGAGCTTTGCATAAACGGAATCGTCTTTAGTGAAGTAATTTACCAGCTAACTTATAAGAGAAAATTCTCATTGGATGAATTAGAGGCTTTCTTAAGCAAATTCAAATTTTTAGAAATCGGAAAAAACGTAGGAAACATAGCCCTGAAATACATGAAGTCCTACAAACTTAGACCAAACGACGATCAAATATTTGATATCACTGGACGAAGACTTCACTACACCTGCAAAAGAAGAAGGAATTGTTCTAATTAACTCTGCTGAAACGCTAAAGAAGACATTAACATAATTTAACCTCTCTGGTCAAAGGTTTTAAGGGCCGGAGAAGGTCTCTTCTTCCTGTAGTTTTCAGCCTCAGCGGGGAGGATTTTCCTGAGCTTTCTCTGGATTACAAAGTTCAGTCCGAATATCACAAGGGCTACTACGGTCGCACCTGCAAAGGCGCTCTTCATGTTCATAGAAAGGACAGCAAACTGCTTTCCGGAGGACTGAACGATAAAGTCAATCATTATGAAGAATATGAAGAGAGAAACTATAAAGTAGGTCTGCTTCACGTACTCTATGTAGTCTAAGATTATTGCCGTTAAGAAGGTAATCCTAAAGCTAAAGGTAAGGGCGTAGGCAAAGCCTCCCGGTTTTATTGCGTTAAGGGGTGAAAAGTTCTCGTTTTTAGCCTGAAGTAAAAACTTTAAGGCAGCGTTTACCCTCATAAGTCCCGTTATAGTTGGAAGTCCAATAATCAGAAAGGCTATTAGTCCCCAAAAGAACATCGTCCAGTTCATTTTTCCTCCTTCCTCGTAATTTCTTTAAGGAGTTTTCCTACCCTCTGGAGGATTCCCTTTTCCTCCTCTTGGATGGAAGGGTCTTTCATGATACCAACAAAAGCTTTTAGGAGGTGTTCTTTTGCCTCCTTTAGCCTTCCGAGCTTAAAGAGACATTCGCTGTAGTGTTCGTTTATAACGGGGTCTTCTGGCTTAAAGGTCAAGGCCTTCTTCAAGTACTCACAGGCCTCCTCGTAGCTACCCTTTTTAAAGAGAACCCAGCCCTTCGTGTCAAGGAAGGCCGGACTGTGGGGTTCTTTTGAGAGTGCCTTATCCACGAGCTCCTCGGCCTCGTCCAAGTTCTTCCCTCTCTGGGCGTAAAAGTAGGCCAAGTAGTTGTAGGCGTCTGGGGTTGGGGAGCTCTGTATCAGCTTTTTAAGATACTCTTCCGTCTCTGAGTCCTTTCCGAGCTTTTCGGAAAAGTAGGCAAGGTAGAAGTATAGGTCTGAAACGTCCTTAAACTCTCCTTCCCACACCTTTAGGAGGTTGTAGGCCTCTTGGGTGTTCCCCTCTCTGTCGGTGATTATTGCAACCTTCAGCAAGTACTGGGGCTTTTTGGTGAGCTCCCAGAGCCTCTCAAAGTAGGCCTTTGCATCCCTGAGTCTGTTGAGCTTGTAAAGGACTAAGGCGGTTCTCTCAAGGACTGTAGGGTTTTCTGGGTAGATGTCTAAGGATTTTTCATAAGCCTTTAGAGCTCCCTCAAGCTCTCCCGACATCTCATAGGCAAGGCCGAGCATAAAGTAGACGTTGGGGTTGTCGGGATTGAGCTTTGTGATACGCTCAACTATTGGAATCACCTGTTTGTACTCCTTCATCTCAAAGAGGGTCGCCGCGACCCAAGAAAGGAGCTTAAGGTCGTAAGGTTCAAGCTGGACAAGCCTGTTTATTACCTCTAAGGCCTTCTGGGGTTTATTCTCTTTTAGGTAAATGCCAAGGAGCTCCTTTAGAGCGTAAACGTTATCCGGATTGTTTTTTAAAACCTTAGTTAAAAAGGTCTCTGCCTCTTTGTAACGCCTTTCCTTTTTAAAAATCTTACCAAGCAGGACGTAGGCGCTTTCCATATCTGGGTTTAGCTCTATCGCCCTCTGAAGGTAGCGTATAGCTCCCTCTGTATCTCCTTTTAGGTAACGAACCTGTCCCGAAAAGTAAGCAATTAAGTAGTCGTCAGGGAAGAGCTCCCTGCCCTTACTTAAAACTTCCTCTGCTTTATCGTACTTTTTCTCGTTTATGTAAAGGTTGGCCAGCATCACGCAGGTTTCCCTATCGGGAGAGAGCCCCAGTATCTTCCTGTAAACCTCCTCTGCTCCCCTGTAGTCCCCCCTAACGACAAGTATTCCACCCTTTAGCTTTAAGGCCTGTAAGTTATCAGGGTCAATAGAAAGAACTTTCTGGACAAACCTTTCGGCATCGTTTAACTTCCTCAAATCAACTGCCATCTTGGCAGCTTCAAGAAGGTACTCTACCCGTTTAGGGGACTTCTCTACTGCCTTTTTTATTGCCTCATAGGCAGCTGTGTAGTTACCCCTGTTCCTCTCGTTAAGGTAAACCATGTAGTAGAAGAGAGCTCCCGGCTCAGGACGGTAATCCCCTTTAACGGTAACTTTTTCTTCCCTTGGCTTAACCTTAAGCTTTTCCTTTACCGGAACAGAAACCGAACCACAGGAGACGGCAAACAGCAGGATTGACAAAGAAAGAGCTCTTCTCATACTTCTTTCCCAAAAGAGGAGTTGTCTGAAATAATAACAAATAGAATTGTATCTTAAACAAGGTTTCGCAGATGAAGAGGACAATAGAGAGGCTTAAGAAGCTCTTAAACCTTTTGGTGGAAGACAACTTTAAATACTTTGATAGGGTTAAAGACCCAGACAAAACCCTCGCCATTCTGTTTAAGGAGCTCCTTCCCCACCTTGATAAAAAGAGAAAGCTCTGGGTAAACAAGGTATTAAACCTGCTAAGGAACTACGGTAGTTTTTCTGAGGAGGAGAAAAAACGCTTTATCAAGGAGCTCCACTCCGTCGTAACGTTAAAGTTCTCAGAAGAGGAAATAGAAAAAGCCCGCCAGAGGGAAATCCCAAAGGAGAGAGTTCTATCCCCTCCGGAGAAACTTGAAAAGAAGAAGAGTTACCCTATAAAGGCCTTCTTCCAGCCAATTGAATCCGTCAAAAGCCTCAACAAGAGAAGGATAAACAGGCTCAAAAAGCTCGGAATAGAGACAGTAATTGACGCCATATACTACCTCCCCTACCGTTACGAGGACAGAACAACCGTTACCCCAATGGCCTATTTAAGGCCAGATGGGCAGTTCCTCGTAAAGGGCAAAGTCGTTAAGGTATCCCTCTTTGAGACGAGCAAGAAAAAAAAGAAAATCCTCAAGGTTCTCCTCTACGACAGAACGGGAACGGTTACCTTAGTTTTCCTTCAGGAAAAGGTCTTTGGCTACTACAGGACGCTCTTTACTAAGGCAAAGGAGCTAAAAAAGGAGGTTCTTGCCTACGGCCTTGTAAAGAGGGAATCCGGTGGCTACTCAATGGTTCACCCAGAGGTAGAAATCCTTGACCCCTACAAGGGAAAGCTTGAAAAGCTCGGGATTATACTGCCAATCTACCACTCTGCAGAGGGAATAAAACAGGCCACCGTAAGGAAGGACATACAGGAGGTTGTTAAGAGGGTCATACCTTTCCTGCCGGAATACCTACCCGAAGAGATAATAAAGAGGCTGAACCTGCCGGGAGCTCCAGAAGCCTTCTGGAGGGTTCACTTCCCCTACGACGAGGAGGCAGAGGAGCTCCTCTCCTTTAAAACCCCAGCCCAAAAAAGGGTAATCTTTGACGAGCTCTTCCTCTTTCAGCTTGCCCTTGCCATCCACAGACAGAAGATAAAGGAAGAAAAGGGTATCTCCTTCCCCGTAAGCGAAGAGCTAATTGAGGAGTTTAAAAAGAGCCTTCCTTTCAAACTTACAGGAGCTCAGGAGAGGGTTCTAAAAGAAATTGCTGAGGACATGAAAAGAGAAGAACCAATGAACCGCCTCGTTCAGGGGGACGTAGGTAGTGGAAAAACGGTCGTCGCTGCAGCGGCAGCCTTCTTTGCTGCAAAGACGGGCTACCAGACGGCTGTTATGGCACCAACCGAAATCCTCGCCAACCAGCACTTTAAAAAGTTCAACGAGTTCTTAAAGCCCCTCGGAGTAAGGGTTGGCCTCTTAACGGGCAGTATGACAAAGAGAGAAAAAGAAACAATGTACAGGGCGATAAAGGAAGGCTACATACAGGTCGTTATCGGAACTCACGCCCTGATTCAGGAGGGAGTTGAGTTTAAAAACTTGGGACTTGCGATAATAGATGAACAGCACCGCTTTGGAGTAAAGCAGAGGGTAGAGCTAAAGAAAAAGGGCAGGATGCCCGACGTCCTCGTTATGACTGCCACACCTATTCCGAGAACCCTCGCAATGACCGCCTACGGAGACCTTGACGTTTCAGTCATTGACGAGCTTCCGGCAGGTAGGAAACCGGTAAAGACGGAAATAATATTTGAGGACGAAAGGGAAAAGCTCCTTGACCTTCTAAAGAAGGAGCTTGAAAAGGGCAACAAGGTCTACATCGTCTACCCACTCATAGAGGAGTCGGAAAAGTTAGAGCTAAAGGCTGCAACAGAGATGTTCCACTACTGGGAAGAGAAACTAAAACCCTACGCCGTGGGGCTACTTCACGGCAGGATGAAACAGGAAGAAAAAGACAGAGTAATGGAGAGTTTCAGAAAAGGAGACTTTCAGGTTCTCGTATCAACAACCGTTATTGAGGTCGGCGTTGACGTTCCGGATGCAACTGTTATGGTGATAGAACACGCCGAGCGTTTTGGCCTTGCACAGCTCCACCAGTTAAGGGGAAGGGTCGGAAGGGAAGATAAGGAATCCTTCTGCTACCTTGTAACCTCAAGGAACGTCGGAGAGGACGCCACAAAGAGGTTAAAGGTTCTTGA encodes:
- a CDS encoding efflux RND transporter periplasmic adaptor subunit; this encodes MFLRAFLLFVFMALSFCGALAEEEVSHREHEHEHEHEHERVVELPDSVIKEFKIRTERATLKLLSRQVELPAEIVEVPEKEVHIVPPVKGFVRRVFKGLGDKVQAGEVLAIIDSPELADLKSSYLIAKKKWELAKELFEREKILWSKKIVAEESFLKAKQELELAEIELRALEQKLLTLGFSPAEIKGFEEGEVPLGRYPLRAPISGVIVEKHLSTGEMVGPGRVAFRVVDLSEVWAVISVYRQWIPYVKKGQKVRLVLGEGQPEITAVVDYVSPSVDPETRAVRARVVLDNSSGELRPGLLIKAFLPVGRGREVLAVPESAVQYVHGHPVVFVRKGKGFEMREVELGERYGKWIEVRKGLSVGEEYVVSGAFTLKAEMEKEAFEHAGHVH
- a CDS encoding TolC family protein codes for the protein MHLKFFPLVLFLVFLPFNVFAKEVISFSDALRQVLSSYPSVKVFKEKREAIRALSEDAKKLPNPELELSTEDFLGSGRFRAFSSSEVTLLFSQRFPLFGKREKRREEILSQEGVISSEESLLRAELFKETALSFTDVLYAKEKVKLYRELSRVLQKLVEVSKLKFEAGKVSELEKLRAEIAAGRIEVELQSAIGEYRVALQKLYSLLKREGVEPEGDFFSLREVPERVLPDKHPKVAGVKAEILTLKKRFDLVKAEALPDLTLSGGVRYFNEDDERAYLLSVSLDIPVFNRNGYKLMALKREMAGKRFLLESVSLELERKFQEVRGKLEIVTREIKTLEEKLIPRAEEIYRRVFEGYRYGKVDLLSVLDAQRTLFELKLALLEAYRKYHALRAELFYILARPDYRFF
- a CDS encoding efflux RND transporter permease subunit, with the translated sequence MLERLISFSLKNRLLVALFSVLVVVGGYFSFKKLPVDAFPDVTPVLVQVFTETHGLAPEEVEKYVTYPIETGMNGLPGLKKIRSVSNFGLSLVNLYFEDGTDIYFARQMVSERLQEVRGEIPENFGEPQLGPISTAMGLILFYYLEDTTGKYSLEELRAIQDWFIKPHLMSVPGVTEVLGIGGFEKQYQVLVDPGALRYYGLTLGDVIRAIKSSNFNVGGSFIERHGEELIVRSEGLLRGIEELRKIVVKTVNGTPIRLQDIADVRIGGAVRRGLQTKDGEKEVVAGQVIKLYGENSSTVIQRVEEKIKELNQVLPEGIRIVPYYEQKSLVEACISTVTTALGQGLVLVVAVLFLFVGGFRPSLVAAFAIPFSISFAFIGMKYFGISANLMSLGGIAIAIGMLVDGAIVFVENVDRKLKEEKGKSRIRIVAEACKEVARPVAFAILIISLVFLPIISLGGVEGKTFRPLAYSVILALAGSLLYTFLVVPALSSVFMKGEGKSTFSEKILEKLSAVYTPFGRFFIKHRLVALSVALALVVSGGWLGSRLGSEFVPKLEEGTIVLRLTMAPSISLSESKRITMLVERRLLRIPEVKSVISRIGRGEVGAHTDPVNSAEMFIILRPKETWRVKTQEELVDLIRRELGEIPGVHTNFTQPIEMAVDELLEGVRAEVAIKIFGEDLKVLKELGDRVAEVIRKVPGAVDVQVEQVIGAPQLLIRPDREKLARYGISLADVQEVIEAGVGGKVVGEVFEGLKRFDIFVRFKPEYRSDIESIGNLPVSTQSGEFIPLREVAEIKEVIGPRQITRENLYRFITVQCNVSGRDIGSFVKEAKSAIAREVELPLGYLITWGGEFELKEEADRRLRVVVPVTLALILLLLFMSFNSFRLSTLIMLNLPLALVGGITALWFTGQYVSVPALVGFIALLGIALENGMVLVSCIEQLRKEGLPVEEAALKGAVMRLRPVIMTALTSAVGLLPLLFATGTGSEIQKPLATVVVGGLVTSTFNTLFLLPALYRWFAREERSSLSAG
- a CDS encoding PIN domain-containing protein yields the protein MRVPVFLDSSVIIEGLKKNSTALEINKHLLKVVDKVELCINGIVFSEVIYQLTYKRKFSLDELEAFLSKFKFLEIGKNVGNIALKYMKSYKLRPNDDQIFDITGRRLHYTCKRRRNCSN
- a CDS encoding leucyl aminopeptidase, which produces MKLTYVAELPANKKADALVIGVYEGLKNVTKDESEQLKAVNFSGKAGEVATLPGTESFRALIYVGLGKKGELKPDTVRTAAAKGIKTAVKLKAKKVVFETFGADKLEERAVKALAEGIVLGSYRFNKYKGGEGDKFDVEKVTVAGEKEFKKAFEAGRLIAEAANFTRSLVNEPGNVITPEKLAEVAKELAEEYGFECKVFDEKELEENKMVGILTVGRGSDNPPRFIHLAYKPKKAKKKVVLVGKGVTFDSGGLNIKPEQFMKTMKSDKAGACAVLGIMKAVGELKPKVEVHALIPTVENMPSGKAYRPDDVIVYKNGKSVEIHSTDAEGRLILADALIYGSELSPDLMIDMATLTGACVVALGHYTSGLFTRDDRLCKELLKLSSETGEKMWHMPLDDDLKEEIKGLYADIQNVGKSRYGGAITAALFLENFVDTEKVKAWAHIDIAGPAFLDKEWKYYSPGATGQPVRTIVELLLKED
- a CDS encoding tetratricopeptide repeat protein, with the protein product MRRALSLSILLFAVSCGSVSVPVKEKLKVKPREEKVTVKGDYRPEPGALFYYMVYLNERNRGNYTAAYEAIKKAVEKSPKRVEYLLEAAKMAVDLRKLNDAERFVQKVLSIDPDNLQALKLKGGILVVRGDYRGAEEVYRKILGLSPDRETCVMLANLYINEKKYDKAEEVLSKGRELFPDDYLIAYFSGQVRYLKGDTEGAIRYLQRAIELNPDMESAYVLLGKIFKKERRYKEAETFLTKVLKNNPDNVYALKELLGIYLKENKPQKALEVINRLVQLEPYDLKLLSWVAATLFEMKEYKQVIPIVERITKLNPDNPNVYFMLGLAYEMSGELEGALKAYEKSLDIYPENPTVLERTALVLYKLNRLRDAKAYFERLWELTKKPQYLLKVAIITDREGNTQEAYNLLKVWEGEFKDVSDLYFYLAYFSEKLGKDSETEEYLKKLIQSSPTPDAYNYLAYFYAQRGKNLDEAEELVDKALSKEPHSPAFLDTKGWVLFKKGSYEEACEYLKKALTFKPEDPVINEHYSECLFKLGRLKEAKEHLLKAFVGIMKDPSIQEEEKGILQRVGKLLKEITRKEEK